A DNA window from Megalobrama amblycephala isolate DHTTF-2021 linkage group LG11, ASM1881202v1, whole genome shotgun sequence contains the following coding sequences:
- the LOC125278616 gene encoding armadillo-like helical domain-containing protein 4, whose amino-acid sequence MLAGATFQSLLLAAVCLASRAATLERTVRPLETLDLPGGDEKDSASSLLKDRTDTVTRTHSIDSPLLTISLQNPQTAQTSAPNVHEEEDEEDGVRIHEGFGRVTADGNEDRLNERQTYDGSRNTTESADGASLPWSLTTPPIAVLLRTDTLQLGASNEDRRLNADTITSSPSDAPTANPTSITSGDSTGPTLLDTADTWTEPVHLRAEEVSVLPSSQEVSTEATMSSEDLPLIFEPFEDVTPPGGSVSSSEVSVAMAPAAVTAGDTELEQMVSMDTERTSSDVRLSGTSGAERSRASVTESDPSEKPKQNDDVTQSSVTHQPLTVVHMAASKPKTDTEDLETKEEPDEDEEDEEMDSDEEEEESEEDLMESTMAPHTRPPYSLIPPPPVWVQRNQGLVRSWVELIREKAGYVSGMLAPVGIGIAGALLLVGALYSIRLIHRKRRDSFKHQRRKPPREVRSGPDNAMLLADSSEDEF is encoded by the exons ATGTTGGCCGGTGCAACTTTCCAAAGTCTCCTGCTGGCTGCGGTCTGTCTCGCCAGCCGGGCCGCCACACTAGAGAGGACCGTCAGACCGCTGGAGACGCTCGATCTCCCGGGCGGAGATGAGAAAGACTCAGCATCGTCTTTGCTGAAGGACAGAACAGACACGGTCACCAGGACTCACTCAATCGACTCACCCTTGTTGACCATCAGCTTACAAAACCCCCAAACAGCACAAACATCTGCTCCAAACGTGCATGAGGAGGAAGATGAGGAGGATGGAGTCAGGATTCATGAGGGGTTTGGCAGAGTGACGGCGGACGGAAACGAGGACAGGCTGAACGAGCGACAGACATACGACGGGTCGCGGAACACAACAGAATCTGCAGACGGCGCGTCTCTCCCGTGGTCTCTGACGACGCCTCCTATCGCAGTTCTACTGAGAACCGACACACTTCAGCTCGGAGCATCTAATGAGGACAGAAGGCTGAACGCGGACACGATCACCAGCTCTCCTTCAGACGCACCGACCGCTAACCCAACCAGCATTACCAGCGGAGACTCGACTGGACCGACGCTGCTGGACACGGCTGATACGTGGACGGAACCGGTTCATCTGCGGGCAG AGGAAGTGAGCGTCCTGCCCTCGTCTCAGGAGGTGAGCACAGAGGCCACCATGTCCTCCGAAGACCTTCCTTTGATTTTTGAGCCGTTTGAGGATGTCACGCCACCCGGAGGCTCAGTGTCGTCGTCCGAAGTGTCTGTCGCCATGGCTCCAGCTGCCGTAACGGCGGGAGACACAGAGCTTGAGCAAATGGTGTCCATGGATACGGAACGCACTTCCTCTGATGTCCGTCTCTCAGGAACATCTGGAGCGGAGAGATCGAGAGCGTCCGTCACAGAATCTGATCCCTCAGAGAAGCCTAAGCAAA ACGATGATGTCACACAGAGCTCAGTTACCCATCAGCCTCTGACGGTCGTTCACATGGCAGCGTCGAAACCAAAGACGGACACAGAAGATCTGGAGACTAAAG AGGAGCCTGATGAAGACGAGGAGGACGAGGAGATGGAttctgatgaggaggaggaagagagtGAAGAGGACCTGATGGAAAGCACCATGGCACCGCACACGCGGCCGCCCTACAGCCTGATCCCCCCTCCTCCCGTCTGGGTGCAGCGGAACCAGGGCCTGG TGCGGAGCTGGGTGGAGCTGATACGAGAGAAG GCTGGTTATGTGTCGGGGATGTTGGCACCTGTCGGCATTGGAATAGCTGGTGCTCTTCTGCTGGTCGGCGCTCTGTACAGCATCAGACTGATCCATCGCAAGAGGAGAGACAGCTTCAAACACCAGAGGAGGAAG CCGCCCAGAGAAGTGCGGAGCGGACCGGACAACGCCATGCTGCTGGCCGACAGTTCAGAAGACGAGTTTTGA
- the actr10 gene encoding actin-related protein 10, translating into MPLFEGLGSGGEKTAVVIDLGAAYTKCGFAGETGPRFIIPSEIKHPGSQEAVRVVQYNINTEELYTILKEFIHLLYFRHLLVNPRDRRVVIIESILCPSHFRETLSRVFFKHFEVPSVLFAPSHLMSVMTLGIQSALVMDCGYTETLVLPIYEGIPILSAWEALPMGGKAIHKELHSLLSEQCTLDTDAGTGLNLPALISTIPEDVVEDIKVRTCFVSDLQRGMKIQEAKFNMDGSAERPAPPPDVEYPLDGQKILHVKGFIRDSVAEMLFEQDNEEKSIATLLLDTLVKCPIDTRKVLSENLVIIGGTAMLPGFLHRLLAEIRSLVEKPKYRDALATKSFRIHSPPAKPNCTAWLGGAIFGALQDILGSRSVSRDYYNQTGRIPDWCCLSTPPPDSVYEAGKTPPPLMKRAFSTEK; encoded by the exons ATGCCCTTGTTTGAAGGCCTGGGCAGCGGAGGGGAGAAGACAGCCGTAGTCATTGATTTAGGAGCGGCGTACACAAA ATGTGGCTTTGCCGGCGAGACTGGGCCGAGATTCATCATCCCCAGTGAAATTAAACACCCTGGATCTCAGGAG GCTGTTCGAGTCGTCCAGTACAACATCAACACGGAGGAGCTGTACACCATCCTGAAGGAGTTCATCCACCTGCTGTACTTCAG GCATCTGCTTGTGAATCCTCGAGACCGGCGCGTGGTGATCATTGAATCCATCCTCTGTCCTTCACACTTCAGAGAGACGCTCTCCAGAGTCTTCTTCAAGCACTTTGAG GTCCCGTCGGTCCTGTTTGCTCCCAGTCACCTGATGTCCGTCATGACTCTGGGCATCCAGTCCGCTCTCGTCATGGATTGTGGATACACAGAGACGCTGGTGTTACCA ATCTATGAAGGCATTCCGATCCTGTCCGCATGGGAGGCTCTACCAATGGGAGGAAAAGCCATCCATAA GGAGCTGCACAGTCTGCTGAGTGAGCAATGCACGCTGGACACCGACGCCGGCACCGGCCTCAACCTGCCCGCCCTCATCA GCACTATTCCAGAGGACGTTGTGGAGGATATCAAAG TGCGGACGTGTTTTGTTAGCGACCTGCAGAGGGGCATGAAGATCCAGGAGGCCAAATTCAACATGGACGGATCTGCTGAG AGACCGGCTCCTCCTCCAGATGTGGAATATCCATTGGATGGGCAGAAGATTCTGCATGTCAAGGGCTTCATCAG AGACTCGGTGGCCGAGATGTTGTTCGAGCAGGATAATGAGGAGAAATCCATCGCCACGCTGCTGCTGGACACTTTGGTCAAG TGTCCCATCGACACTCGTAAGGTTCTGTCAGAAAACTTGGTGATAATCGGTGGTACGGCCATGTTGCCCGGGTTCCTGCACCGACTCCTGGCCGAGATCCGCTCGCTGGTGGAAAAACCGAAGTACCGTGATGCTCTGGCTACCAAGAGCTTCCGTATCCACAGCCCACCAGCCAAACCCAACTGCACTGCCTGGTTAGGAG GTGCTATATTTGGAGCATTGCAGGACATTTTAGGGAGTCGCTCGGTGTCCAGAGACTACTACAACCAGACGGGCCGCATCCCAGACTGGTGCTGTCTCAGCACCCCACCTCCGGATTCAGTCTATGAAGCGGGAAAGACGCCTCCACCGCTGATGAAGAGGGCCTTCTCCACTGAGAAATGA